In Citrus sinensis cultivar Valencia sweet orange chromosome 4, DVS_A1.0, whole genome shotgun sequence, one DNA window encodes the following:
- the LOC102623269 gene encoding probable polygalacturonase At1g80170, with the protein MDKFLIISFFGVLMVAHAVAGKMVHDNIALLGELENLDVEEENEVELFEEPSWTSERGGKVLVNVDSFGAAGDGVSDDTQAFLNAWNTACSTPKSVFLVPAGRHYLVSATRFKGPCADKLVIQIDGTIVAPAEPDNWDPKLARIWLDFSKLNGVLFQGSGVIDGSGSKWWASSCKKNKSNPCRGAPTALTIDSSSAVKVKGLTIQNSQQMNFVISRSESVRVYQVLVSAPEDSPNTDGIHITESTNVVLQDCKIGTGDDCISIVNGSSAIKMKRIFCGPGHGISIGSLGKDNSIGIVAKVVLDTAYLRETANGLRIKTWQGGSGYVRGVRFENVRMEDVSNPIIIDQFYCDSPKTCQNQTSAVKISQIMYRNISGTTKSSKAMKFACSDTVPCSDIVLSNVNLEKKDGTVETYCNSAQGIGYGIVHPSADCLTSNDKDAKLAEPTRNEIVHTEL; encoded by the exons ATGGATAAATTCTTGATTATTTCATTCTTCGGTGTGCTGATGGTGGCTCATGCAGTTGCAGGAAAAATGGTACATGACAATATTGCCTTACTTGGGGAGCTTGAAAACCTGGACGTAGAAGAAGAGAATGAGGTGGAACTTTTTGAAGAGCCATCATGGACAAGTGAACGAGGTGGCAAGGTTCTAGTAAATGTGGATAGCTTTGGAGCCGCTGGAGATGGAGTTTCTGATGATACCCAG GCTTTCCTGAATGCATGGAACACAGCCTGTTCTACTCCAAAATCAGTTTTCTTGGTTCCTGCAGGACGCCATTATTTAGTTAGTGCAACAAGATTCAAGGGGCCATGTGCTGACAAGTTAGTCATTCAG ATTGATGGAACAATAGTTGCACCAGCTGAACCTGATAATTGGGATCCGAAGTTGGCACGAATCTGGCTTGATTTTTCTAAGCTGAATGGGGTCCTCTTCCAGGGGTCAGGAGTCATTGATGGCTCCGGCAGTAAATGGTGGGCATCGTCTTGCAAAAAGAACAAGTCAAAt CCTTGCAGAGGAGCACCGACA GCATTAACTATAGATTCAAGCTCGGCTGTAAAGGTCAAAGGCCTTACCATTCAGAACAGCCAACAGATGAATTTTGTCATTTCCAGATCTGAATCTGTGAGAGTATATCAAGTACTAGTCTCAGCTCCAGAAGACAGTCCAAACACAGATGGAATTCACATTACTGAGTCCACCAACGTTGTTCTCCAAGACTGCAAAATTGGAACAG GGGATGATTGCATCTCAATTGTCAATGGTAGCTCTGCTATCAAGATGAAGAGAATATTTTGTGGACCCGGACATGGAATCAG TATTGGAAGCCTCGGAAAGGACAACTCGATAGGCATAGTTGCAAAAGTGGTCTTGGATACAGCATACCTCAGGGAAACTGCTAACGGCCTCAGGATTAAGACTTGGCAG GGAGGTTCTGGTTATGTTCGTGGGGTACGATTTGAAAATGTGAGGATGGAAGATGTTTCAAACCCCATTATCATTGACCAGTTCTACTGTGACTCCCCAAAAACCTGTCAGAATCAG ACATCAGCTGTTAAAATAAGCCAGATCATGTACCGGAACATTAGTGGGACTACAAAGAGCTCAAAAGCAATGAAATTTGCCTGCAGTGACACCGTCCCCTGTAGTGACATAGTCTTGAGCAATGTCAACTTAGAGAAGAAAGATGGTACGGTAGAGACCTACTGCAACTCTGCTCAAGGCATCGGGTACGGCATTGTGCATCCTTCAGCAGACTGCTTAACCTCCAACGATAAAGATGCTAAGCTCGCAGAACCAACAAGAAATGAAATTGTTCACACTGAGCTGTGA